The Cydia amplana chromosome 23, ilCydAmpl1.1, whole genome shotgun sequence genome includes a region encoding these proteins:
- the LOC134658608 gene encoding uncharacterized protein LOC134658608, whose translation MSENSPFNRSGLTRRSPPSTPTPQPGPPGPTPANMPQEEEPPKVFPTSDIQTWLKKIELNLHDVCSTSAEGKLNTDQKIRINNLCRNVSHLASQMAIEYQSLKSHAVQAYQSRQAHQEKMDLVQRIQELKESIEESSQQVSGPVSFADALKKNGTRYVQPSNISSVAIYPVDKLKSSEETKSLVQKIIRPEEMKFHVRGLRKIKNGGVVISTDSKEDVIKLKQSALLMTSGLTVDEPQKRKPRIVVIGVPADMQEPEVLKCIFHQNLADKLQDWSLEKFMASTKLSHKSGKKDAETCNYIIEVSGAIRKALITNDRVFVNWSSCPVRDFTLATRCFKCQLYNHAAKTCKMETHICGHCGEAGHSFKECTKKDEAPKCATCSYYKKPCNHQTGEADCPARKMAEKRYLNSIDYEGA comes from the coding sequence ATGTCGGAGAATAGTCCATTTAATCGGAGTGGACTAACACGCCGCAGCCCGCCCTCAACGCCCACGCCGCAGCCCGGCCCGCCCGGGCCCACACCAGCAAACATGCCGCAGGAAGAAGAGCCCCCGAAGGTATTTCCTACGAGTGACATCCAGACCTGGCTGAAAAAGATCGAACTGAACCTCCACGACGTATGCTCTACATCTGCAGAAGGTAAACTTAACACTGACCAGAAGATCAGAATTAACAACTTGTGTCGCAACGTGAGCCACTTAGCCTCACAAATGGCTATTGAATACCAATCCCTAAAAAGCCACGCAGTCCAAGCATATCAGTCTCGCCAAGCGCATCAGGAAAAAATGGACCTCGTACAACGCATCCAAGAATTAAAGGAGTCAATTGAGGAATCCAGCCAACAAGTTTCGGGACCTGTATCGTTTGCCGACGCCCTGAAGAAAAATGGAACGAGGTACGTTCAACCGTCTAACATTAGCTCAGTCGCAATCTATCCGGTTGACAAGTTGAAATCGAGTGAGGAGACAAAATCTCTCGTTCAAAAGATTATCCGGCCCGAAGAAATGAAGTTCCACGTGAGAGGGTTGCGCAAGATCAAAAACGGCGGTGTAGTGATAAGCACTGACTCAAAAGAAGACGTAATAAAACTCAAGCAATCGGCGCTGCTTATGACCTCTGGACTCACCGTTGACGAGCCACAAAAACGCAAGCCCAGAATTGTAGTCATTGGAGTTCCCGCGGACATGCAGGAACCTGAAGTCCTCAAGTGCATATTCCATCAAAACTTAGCCGATAAATTACAAGATTGGTCGCTCGAAAAATTTATGGCTTCCACTAAGCTCAGTCACAAATCCGGAAAAAAGGACGCCGAGACCTGTAATTATATAattgaagtttctggagcgataCGCAAGGCCTTAATTACGAACGACAGAGTTTTTGTGAATTGGTCATCGTGCCCTGTTAGGGATTTCACCTTGGCTACGCGCTGTTTCAAATGTCAGCTTTACAATCATGCAGCGAAGACCTGCAAAATGGAGACTCACATCTGCGGCCACTGCGGCGAAGCGGGTCACTCATTTAAGGAATGCACAAAAAAGGACGAAGCACCAAAATGTGCAACATGCTCGTACTACAAGAAACCATGCAACCACCAAACAGGCGAAGCCGACTGCCCAGCTAGAAAAATGGCcgaaaaaaggtatttaaactcTATAGATTATGAAGGCGCCTAG